One window from the genome of Spirochaetota bacterium encodes:
- a CDS encoding S-(hydroxymethyl)glutathione dehydrogenase/class III alcohol dehydrogenase — protein sequence MKSKAAIAWEAGKGLEVDEIDVDGPKDNEVLIRNVATGVCHTDAFTLSGDDPESIFPAILGHEGGAIVEEIGKNVKTLKQGDHVIPLYTPECGKCKFCLSGKTNLCQAIRTTQGKGLMPDGSSRFSKNGKTIFHYMGTSTFSEYTVLPDIAVAKINKNAPLEKVCLLGCGITTGIGAVINTAKMKPSSSVAVFGLGGIGLSVIQGAVMAKAERIIAIDINEDKFDIADSLGATDFINPNKCDVSIQEVIVEMTDGGVDYSFECVGNVDLMQSALECCHKGWGESIIIGVAGAGQKISTRPFQLVTGRVWRGTAFGGVKGRSELPNYVDKYLTGEIKIDEMITYTMSLDEINRAFELMHEGRSIRSVIIF from the coding sequence ATGAAATCTAAAGCAGCGATTGCTTGGGAAGCTGGAAAGGGTTTAGAGGTTGATGAAATAGATGTTGATGGCCCTAAGGATAATGAGGTTCTAATTAGAAATGTTGCCACAGGCGTGTGCCATACTGATGCTTTCACACTTTCAGGAGATGATCCTGAGAGTATTTTCCCAGCCATTCTTGGGCACGAGGGTGGCGCTATTGTTGAAGAAATAGGAAAAAATGTAAAGACTCTTAAGCAGGGAGATCATGTTATTCCTCTGTACACACCCGAATGTGGTAAATGCAAGTTTTGTCTTTCCGGTAAGACTAATCTATGTCAGGCTATTCGCACAACCCAAGGGAAGGGTCTTATGCCGGATGGTTCTTCAAGGTTTTCTAAAAATGGTAAAACTATTTTTCATTACATGGGAACTTCAACATTTTCAGAATACACTGTTCTGCCTGATATCGCTGTCGCAAAAATAAATAAGAACGCTCCTCTTGAGAAGGTCTGCCTGCTGGGATGCGGTATTACTACTGGTATTGGTGCTGTTATCAATACTGCAAAGATGAAGCCAAGCAGTTCTGTGGCTGTCTTTGGTCTGGGCGGCATCGGTCTAAGTGTCATTCAGGGTGCTGTAATGGCCAAGGCTGAAAGGATAATTGCTATTGATATCAATGAGGATAAATTTGATATTGCTGACAGCCTAGGCGCAACTGATTTTATTAATCCAAATAAATGCGATGTCAGTATTCAAGAAGTTATTGTTGAAATGACCGATGGTGGCGTGGATTACTCATTTGAATGTGTGGGTAATGTGGATTTGATGCAATCTGCACTGGAATGCTGTCATAAAGGATGGGGAGAGTCAATTATCATTGGTGTTGCCGGTGCTGGGCAGAAGATTTCTACACGTCCCTTTCAGCTTGTTACCGGACGCGTCTGGAGAGGAACAGCATTTGGTGGGGTAAAGGGACGTTCTGAACTTCCTAATTATGTTGATAAATATCTAACAGGAGAAATAAAAATAGATGAAATGATAACCTATACCATGAGTTTAGACGAGATAAATAGGGCTTTTGAGCTTATGCATGAAGGTAGGAGTATTCGATCTGTTATTATTTTTTAG